From Mycobacterium lacus, one genomic window encodes:
- the rbpA gene encoding RNA polymerase-binding protein RbpA produces the protein MADRVLRGSRLGAVSYETDRNHDLAPRQIARYRTENGEEFEVPFADDAEIPGTWLCRNGMEGTLIEGDLPEPKKVKPPRTHWDMLLERRSVEELEELLKERLDLIRSRRRG, from the coding sequence ATGGCTGATCGTGTCCTACGAGGCAGTCGGCTCGGAGCCGTGAGCTATGAGACCGACCGTAACCACGATCTCGCACCGCGTCAGATCGCGCGGTATCGCACCGAGAACGGCGAGGAGTTCGAGGTCCCCTTCGCCGACGACGCCGAGATTCCCGGCACCTGGTTGTGCCGCAACGGCATGGAGGGCACGCTGATCGAGGGTGACTTGCCCGAGCCGAAGAAGGTCAAGCCACCGCGCACACACTGGGACATGCTGCTAGAGCGTCGCTCGGTCGAAGAACTCGAGGAACTCCTCAAGGAGCGCCTCGACCTTATTAGGTCGCGGCGTCGCGGCTGA